The genomic stretch AGTGGTTAAGCAAAGATGGATCTGATGCGGTACCTGACATTGCTTCCACCATGGTGGCTCACTTGGACCGCAATTAATGTATTCAACCTTTTTACACCCTAGGATCAAATGTAGAAATGATACTAATACATAACTGAAGAACCATAGAGTTGTTAGGAGTACAATGCACATGCAGAGTTCAGCCTAGAGCCTGTTGTGCATTgtcagttgtatttatttttattgcagaggagAACAAatgctcatttattcattcatgctGATATTTAGTGCATGCTTCCTGGATTCCTGCCTCCACACTACGCAAGAGAATCCAGGATGTACAAGGTTGGATCAGCTATGTTCCTCCATCAGAAAAGAAATACGATGATGAGGGTGAAGTAGCAGACATGAGTGAATGGTTTTGTATATATTCTTGGGGGAGAGATGGGTGGGTCTCTGTGTCTGAAGTGCCTTTGAGTAGCCACTTCTTTGTCTTGATATCTGGAGCCAGGGCTGAATCTTTGAGAGCATGATTAGCTAGTTGTATTTTTGAAGGTTCTGTGCCTGTGCTGACTCAGCTTTTCTCAGGTGACGACATACAGTTAGCACCTTGTGTGAGATCAGAGAGAGCCTGTGGTTAAAATGAAGACAGATCACAGCTCACACTCTTGAGAAGTTGGTTAAGAAGTTAAACAAATCTATTTAACATGTTTGAGTCCGAGGTGTAAGAGGGGGTTACTTTATAAAATTGTCTTAAGAGTTAAAAAGATACATGTGGAAATGGTTGTCAGGGAGTAAGTGCTGGCGAACAGCTAGCTGTTATTATTATGCACGTTAGCCTGGTCAAAGATTAGCTGATGCACACATGGATTCTTTGGAAAACATTTCTCTGCCCAGCCAACCAAAGcagatttgttttgcttttattaacGGTTCCTTTTCACTAATGCCCCGGGAAGCATTTCCTGTGCAACACTTCTTGAAAACAGCCGAGTTTTGTCCTCATGTGACTGGTTCCCGTGAGCACATTAAGCCTCATGTTTTACCTGACACGGAAGTATGAGCCATCCAGGCTAAGTACCTGGACACACAAATACATCCTCAGAGGAAGACCATGGCCATCTTGAATGCACAGCTGGAGCTTCAAAACATGCAGTAATGGAAAATACTTGGGTGAAGTAAATAGAAACAGGTTACCTACACTGGAGGCCAGAGGGATTCTCTGGGTAAACGGAAgctgaacattttaaaacagataCACAATACCTGTGTAGGGCACACTGCATgttaaggaaaggaagaagggctTATGGTTATGATGGAGAAAATGCTTCCAGATGACCTTTAAGAGTCCTCTCTGGCTCTAACATTGTGGCATCAATCCCTGTGCTTCCTCATTAAATTTTTACTCAGCCCGTGGTATTGTGCCTTATTAGTTTTTTCATacatttcctgatttctttttttatccaaacatttttttgttgtttttcttcaaatGGTCCAGGGTTGGGAAATGGAGTGGGAGATAATCTGAAGTTAGAGTGCCTTACTTCTTAAGAATTCTTCATTTGCCTATTTTGACTTTTGCTTTAGCAGAAATATTTCATTCATCTGTATTTGTTGCTCAGTATCTCATTGCAGTTTATTTTCATAACTGCCTTTGTTAGCTTTCTGGAATGAAGGTAATATGGAGACTTCCATTTTCTTCAGGGAACCTCTGCAAATTCTTTCTGGCACAGTGGTAGAAAGCTTACTGGGGTGCCAATGGCTTCTCGACACGATACTTTATTTCAaattagcaaaaatttacatcattatggaattaattgacatagtaatgagtaaccaatatgttaaaaataaatgcgagttcttaaccaccttatgtgaccacctcattgacatttcaattttagtttatacacaacatataacatatataacttaacataccaccctgaacgcgcccgatctcgtctaaTCTGTATTTTTCAAACTCTTTTTTCTTCTACAGTGAGGACGACTAAGGATATCTCAATCTGCTACTGTGTATGCCCCACTACCCCTACCTCAAAGCTTGATAATCTACATGGATCATACATATGGAATTGCAGTGGCACAAAACCAACATGTTTACAAATGGTATTGaaagggccaatgttgtggcataagGGACTAGGATGCTGCTTtacaaactggcatcccatatcactgTGCCAGTGCCAGTCtggcctgcttcacttccaatccagctccatcctAATGCGCCTAGCAGTCGAGTTCCTGCCCCTAGATGAGAGATCAGATGTGTttctagattcctggctttgacctggctgtggtgaccttttggagagtgaaccagtggatggaagatctttttctcttgatttctctcttattatctctctatatatatatctatatctatatctatatatctatatctatatctatagatatagatatatagatatatatagatatagatatgttaGGTAGAGATAGGAAAGGGGGAGAAAAATTTCTTTACCTTCATCCTATGTCCGTGGGTAGAAAGAACGTACCTCTTCCTTGAGCCTTGGAAGGGGAGTGGTTACAGGATACCACTCTCTGTTGCCAGGGGAAGGAAGTACAACCTGGACCAGGAGCCTTTTGACTGGTAACCAGGCTGACTGTATTACATAGTGTGGCAGTGGATGGGGGAGCATGGCTGCCAATTCCTGAGTCCAAGCCTGCTACCTGCCTGTTCCATTTCATTCCCTCCTGAGCTTTCCAATCTATATTAAGGGTTGCTGAtcagattaaaatttttaaagattgattttatttttattagaaagccagacaaagagaaggagagactgagagaaagatcttccatctgctggttcactccccaagtggccgcaatggccagagttgagctactcaaagccaggagcctccccaaggtctcctatgcaggttcagggcccaaggctttagacaatcctctactgctctcccatgccacagtcagggagctggatgggaaagtggagcagccaggacacaaacagcatccatatgtgtttctagcacatgcaaggcaaggattcagccactgggccattgtgcccatataaaatctttaaaatgtacatacatatgtatatatatgtacatattggACAAGCACACTGATGTTATTCATgaagaaaatataatttcaaaaggATAAGTCTCAAAACACTTTTGCATGAAGTTATTTTCTTTCCAACAATTTaagaaaatttatcttttttggttcttttttcttttctcccctttTTTAACTGCAATACAAATCACATGTTCACTTTTTGGGGGTGGTTGTTGTAAAGACATGGGAGAGGGGATTGATAAGGAAGGGAACTCTGCTTGGCAGGGGCCAGCTCCCCAAGTCCTTTCAGATGGAGGTCCTAATGTCTACGCATCCACAATAGCAACAGCTGGTCCACACGGAGCAGTCAAACCATGCTCCTTCCCCACTTGCTGTGATCACTGTGTCTTCTATGAACACACCCCCTTCTTCAAAAAGGTTTATTAAATGTAAggtgtttctccatctctgtcgGCAGCCCTTTCCCCCAGTTTCATTTAGTAAGGGGAAAGGTAACCAACCACAAGACTCAATTTATTAGTGTGTCCATGAGACTCAATTTAGTAGTGTGTCTTGGGGCCTGTAACAATGTTTGTAGTCTTTAGTGCTGACATCTCATTACTTAGAATTTATtctcagaaaaacattttttgggtccagtgtgatagcctaatgtctaaatcctcaccttgcatgtgccaggatctcgtaCGGGCATtggctcatgtccctgctgctccactttcccaactccttgcttgtggcttgggaaagtactAGAGGATGTcccgaagccttgagaccctgcatcaatgtgggagacctggaaattgctcctggcacctagcttcggatcggctcaactccaactgttgagatcgcttggggagtgaatcagtggatagaagatttttgtctctccttctctctgtaaatctgacttttcaattaaaatacataaatctctaaaacagaaaagaaaaacattttttaaattaaataataataatgttacaAGAGAAAGGTTGCAAGATTGcaacaggaaaataattttaagaatcaTATGCCTACCTCAAGGGCTATGGTATCTAAcgataataacaacaataacagctCTCAAATTATAAGCATATGcaaaaaccagaaaacagaatGGTAAGGGTAGGTATTCGGTGCAGTAGTTAGGCCACTACGTcctatcagagtgcttggattGAGTCCTGATCCACTTCTGACTGCAGggtcttgctaatgcacacccagggaggcagctgatgatgttTCAACTACTTAGGTCTCTGCTTTCCATGtgggacctgggttgagttcatgctcctggtccagtcttggctgggcatttggggaatgaaccagcagataagagtttttcctctttctctctatcgTTTTTAAACAAATTggaatgaagaaaagaaacagaaaatgtgaggtaagaaagaaggaaaaaaggaatgaagAGATAGACATCCAACCTTTGACATTGTCCTTCtagacagaaaagaaaacaaaatggtgtGTATTATTTTGGGACAATATTAATATAGGTGTATTTATGAATAAAAAGTAAGAAATAGTGGGAAAAATAATTTAGAGCTGAGTGGCAGGAGAAAGATTGTGTTTAGCAATACTCATTTTTCAGATGTCCTTtcttaaaagaataattttaggTCCACCAGAGTAATTACTATCATGGCATATCAAAGCAGATGGAGCACTAGTTTGTGACTCAGCATAAATCTGGAAAACCCTTCCACTCTGTAGTCTATTTCATCTATGAAATAAGAATGCTGAGCAGGTGACTTCTAATGGGACACTGCTGGGGCTGACcatatcccacactggagtataCCTGGtactctgctttccatctagcttcctgctagtgtgcagaCAGGCAACAGATGATAACTCAAGTAACTGGTACCTGTGTGTGGGACCTGAATTGAGCTTTGAACTCCCAGCTGTGGCTCATCCCCGCCTTGGCAGTTGCAGGTATCAAGGGAGTAAGCCTGTGGATGAAAGCACTCCCtgtgtgtctatctctgtctttttgtcattGAAATCCTTGTTTATAGTACTTTTGTGTTATGACTGTGAAAACTTGCATTTAGTGTAACCTTGTCTAACTCTTAGATATAAGGATGCAGCTGTGAGTTAAGCATCCATGAAACATGCTAGAAATTTGGGGGATAGTTCCAATAACAACAtctattttgaaaaagtaaaaaaatggaACCACTATTTATTGAGTGGTCCTTTGTACCAGCTATCATGATGTCTTCTATCCTCAAAAGAATGTACTGGGACCAGCATTATGCTTCAGTGGGTTAAAGCATTgattgtaatgctggcatcctgtatcagagtgctgatttgagaCCTAGTTGCTACACCTcagatctacttccctgctaatgttcctggaatagcagcagaagatggcccatgtgcctgAACCCCccgccacccatgtaggagacccctggagtgccaggctcttggctttagccccACCAAGCACCAGTTGTTAtgactgggggagtgaaccagcaggtgaaaaataaaataagaaaaggaaaaaatctcATGTGGTAGCCTACCCATCTCTACTGATGGATCAATGGCATTTAGACAAGTTAACTGATATGACCAGAAGACCCAGAGTATGAATGGTAGCTGATACTGGAAGCCACAGTTCCCTAGTTTTGAACTTAAACTCTTCCTTCATAACCAACACATTCAGGCTTGCTACCAAATGCTACCAGATTTGGAGGTGGATTGTGCCTTTGACTACTGCCTGCTGGAAACTGACTTTACAGCAGAGTGCTAGCTCTGATGTCAACAGTTCACATGTCTGCTCCAGCAGCTGCAAGggatacagaaaggaaaggagggagtgtCAGCTGCTTGAGTGCTGTCTATGAACTGACCTGGGAAAAGAGTAAGAAGACCTCTAGGCCCCGCCACTCTTCAGGCTTTTCTCCAGTGGTGTGATTATTATCTCCTTTCATTGACTCACAGAATTTGATCCCATCCTATGAAGATCTCTTATATCCATATAGGTTCTAACCAACTAAATTCATATCTTTTTAGAAAGAAGAATCACTCTTGGGGAACTCTAATGCTATTGAATCAGCACTGATGATTTAAAAGCTGGCACTTTCAGGGCTTTTAATGACCCAGGTATTATGAATAGCTCTTATCCAAGATAAAGATGGCATTAATTTGAAATTGTGTCCCAAATATGGTCTTTGCCTAATTGCTactgttaatttttaattattagaTTAAAACTGTGGTCAAAAATCTTTTCTGGAGAAatctttaattctttattttcaatGGATGTATCACCAGAATGAATTCATGCCTCATTCATTAACCTTTGTGCACGTGCCTTATGTGTGTAAACTGCATACCCGACTCCTTTCTGGGTACAGACTTGTCAGGGATTTCACCCACCCAAGCCTTGTAACAGTCCTGTGTTGTGGGCTCCAACAATAGCTGCACTGGAAGGATGGCTCTAATGTTCAGAAACTTTTGCTAGCATGCTGGTAATGAATGTTGATCCTTGAGCTGCAGGCTCTTCCGTCCTGACCTTTGCCATGGCCAGAACTTCATACATTACTTTGTGCTCACAAAATGAGGGAACTTAGGCAGCAACTCGGAACCTGCGAGTTCTTTTCAATAAGACATGCCATTAGTGAAGAGGTAGAGCAAATAGAGCTCCCAGACATTATGGGCGGGAAAGTAAGTAAAACACTCGGGGTAAGGGTTTCTCAGTTTCTGTAAAAGATAAACACATCTATTATATGGTGATTCTGCTGTTTTATTCTAGGTATTTCTTCtaaagaaatgaagacatttgCATCAAGTCTTGGACATGAATATTCACATCAGTTTCACTCATGATGGCTCCAAACTGAAAATAGTCAAAATATTCATCAGTAGGTGAGTAGATACTGAATTCTGGGGTTGAGCTTTTAAGTGGGGGTCCACTTCCCTTGCTTAAGCTTGGTGCATACTACGACATATATATAGAGGTGAGTAGCCCTATATcattcttacattaaaaaaaaaaactaagatgaACACAGTGAAAAGTCCATGTAGTGTTTTGGACTCTTCAGAGATTGGAAGCAGTAGGACAAACCACTGCCCTAAAATCCAGAGTGACAAGTGAATATGGAGAATCAAGCTAAGGTTAGCTTATCTGGGATAGAAGCTTCTGGAAGTACAAGCTGATGGAAATGCTGAAATGGTCATTTGGGCAagttagctggaagctgagcaTGGACTCATGTGAGCCTGAGAGGTTCCTGGAATCTGCATTCTGAGTGTGTGCATTGGAGGGCTAATAGAGGACACCCTAAACAGATGTTTATCTGCAGGAACCCTACTAAATCTTTATGGTGAGGAACTAAGAAACACCTGAGGGCACCACTGTGAAGTGCTCCCAGGGCACTCTccacagtgggagagaggacttTATACCAGAGCATTACTGAGGTGAAGAGTGTTTGTTGAACGCCAGTCTGTCTTTCACGTAGGGGGAAACAGTTAAGAAGCATTTGTGAGAGACTGGGGACAAAGACCTGCTATGGCTTGCTGGTGGAGCAAGCTGAGCCTCCTTctttagtgctggcatcccatataggtgccagttcctgtcctggctgctctacctctaatccagctccctgctggtggcctgggaaggcagtgaagaatggtccaggtgcttgggccctgttgcccacatgggagacccagaagaagctcctaactccttgCTTTCAATTGGCccgtcttggctgttgtggtcatttagtaaaccagcaggtgaaagaacctctgtcccttttctctctctctgtaactctgctattccaataaaaataaatcttaaaaaaaaagttcactagTAGACCAAAACTTAATCATGGGATTAGCGACAGCTTCTCCTCCCCAGTATTTATCAGTGCATTGAGAGCACTTGTAAGAGCTCCAAGGCAAACTTCTACTTTTTTCATTAatcagttatttatttgtttttcataatttcacatttttcatgatatatacCCAGAAGCACTGGTGATTTCTCCCacaccctcctcttcccctcgCCACATCACGTCCCCTTATTATCTTCTCCCCAAATTTATTAAAATAGCATGTTAATTCGCTTCACAGTCATAAGCTCAACTCTGTGATATATAAAGGTATCATGACACAGCAaatagatgaaaaagaaaaaactaacatacataaaataaaagtgaaccaaaataaaaatggaaatcctaTTGTTCACAACAAAATGGAACCAGACACTTGTATTGAAGAAACTGTTCTTGAGGAAATAGAAACATATAGAAGGGATAAAAATAAGCCAAGGGAATCGGAGCCAGATTCATTGTATATGCATTCTGCAAATATTAGAACAACCACTACAggcattttaaagaaaagcatagTTGACAATagtaagagagaagagaaagtgggagaatataaaaaccagaaaaaaatagaaaaatagggaaagggggaaaaaagaagtaaataccAAGGGAGGAATAGAAAACAGTGACAAATAGCAGAATGAATAACAAGAATTTTGGTTTAGAAGCTGATGTTGCGGCACAGCTCATCAAACTGCTGCCGACAACTTAGgcatccacatcagagtgctgattcaaatccacactgctttacttcctatccagctctctcgaatgcaactgggaaagcagcaaaggatggcccaagttcttgggtccctgcacccatgtgcgagactgggatggagtttctggctccagactTGGAGCTGACCTAAATCTGGCCGGTGGAGCAatttgggagttaaccagcagatggatcgtttctttctgtatctctgccttttatataaaatgaaaatcaataaattaaaagcttatacttaaaaaaataagcttcTTGGCATGTTTGGGCCATTTGAAGCTAATATTTAAGTAGAGAATATATTCTTTGtaaaagtaaatgatttttaaacttttactcAACTAATCCTATGTAAACTATTATATTGCCTATGtgttacatagattttttttcactgagcatGTTAGGATATTTAAAATGCAGGGACAAGAAGGTACATATACTCTGTGAAAATGTGGTATTGTCCGATGAAAAACGTATTTAGAAGCAGTTGAAAACTTTTTCTCATTCTTATTTTAATCTGAAATATATTTGCCACCTTCTGCTCTGATAtctttattcaattattttaccCTGTGAATCTTCATTACAAtgttagtaaatatttttaagaacacTGAATTTGAGGTTGGCACACTCTGCTTCAGGTCCAGTTCCtttgcacctggaaagcagtggacaacagctcaagcacttgggcccttgccaccaagtgggagatccagatgggaaTTCCTGCCTTtgatctggctcagccctgcctgttgctgtcatttgaggGTGTGAACCAACacgtgaaagatctctgtgtatctttccctctctctttgtaactctttcaaataaataaagccaaaTCTAAACCAACAGGAAAAATGCTGAGTTTCAGCATAGGTTGGTTTTTAGTTGGGAAGGTCTACTAGTACAAGACAGGGCTACTGATAAACAAGTGAAGCCCACAAAGGGACAGCAAGTAAATGCCATATTTAAGTTGGCCCTTGTAAACGCTGACGCCATCACATTTGTATTACAAATACAATTTGCTAAATGTGAACAATTCAAATAGCTCAGGATTGTGAAAAAGATTTATGCAGAGTCCTCCTTTCTTGTAAGTAGAGACTAAAGGCTCATTAGACTGAAGGGTAACATAAGAGTATAATTGtttccagacccagctctctaAAACTTGCATCTGTGGTCCACTCTGTGATGACGGATGATTCTAAAAGTTCTTCTCAATTCTGAAATACCATGATTCTATGACTGATAATcccatttcagtttttaaaactttttaatcaCATTATTATATAGCTTAAGCAATCACAACTTGGAATTAGTGGAGATTCAGCCTGGAAATAATGACCgttatttcatggaaaatataggTCTTGAAATGTGTggacttgactttttttttttttaagtagtgggCATTACTATGCCTGCACACCATAATGAAGTCACAGCTactctttctgatccagctctatgctaatgtgcctgggaagacactggaagatggtccaggttcttgggcctttgccagcctcataggaaacccagatggagttctgttCTGCATTTAGccatggccatttggacagtgaactagtggacagaagatttctctgtgtcttcttgtttctgttgttcagccttccaaacaaataagctTTAATTAAGAAAAAGTCTCCCTCATAAAATGACAAGTACGTTGTCTTGTGACAATACTGGCAACATGTTCTGGAGTAACGTTAAACTAAATTGAATAAGTTATTAATGCAAAATAAAgtagttttactttaaaaatggaaaaatgaaaactcaCAATGATGTTTCACACAGTTGTTTTTactgcttgctttttaaaaagcactgcaCATGCTAACTCAATAATAGTTACTCTATCAGCATCCTAAACTTATGAAGGTTATACATTTGAAGGCTGAAGAAAATAGGGGGTATGAGTAGAGTAATAGGCATGTGCTTGATCCCAATTATCTCTAAGATTCAATTCTACAAGTGTGTGAGCTTCCAGATGTGTTGGATATTGATAGATTCATTAAGTTCAGAGACATTCTTCAAGATTATTCAATGGTCTTCATTGTAAAGAGCCATCACAATAACCTACATTCCATTCAAGCCTGGGTATTGGCTGAAACTTCCAGGTCACATTTTTCATGAGCAGTCATGGATGACATGATCAACTTGCACAATGCAAACAGAAATTGCTTCTGAATCCAGACAGATCACGTGGTCACATAACGCCATAGGATAATATCTcactttctcagcttttctttaGAATACCAACGTGCATGAAAAAGGAGTGAATGGTTGGCCATGAATGTGCAGGTTGACAAAAATCATCCTTTAACATAGTGCATCCATAATGGTCAAAACCCAGAGGTAGATCAGTGTTGCGTATGCACTATAGCCCACCTGCCTGGCAGATTTGTTCATTTGGGGGCAAAAAGGCTGTCATCCCCGAGGCTGGACAGCTCCCTCCTGACAGTCCTATACTCACACGCTGAGATCAGTGCGCAAGTTATTAGCATGAGGTCATACTTTGTTCAGTTCAGCCAATTACCTTTCCACTAGGGTGAGAGCAGTGTGAACCACCAGCAGTGTCAGAGAGAGATGGCTGTCTTAATGAGATGAGCCTTTTAGACACAGTTACAGCATGTGAGTGATGAGTGGAACACTGATTGCCTAGATTGAAACATGACTCTTAAACCTAAGTAACCTCATCTGTAAGGTGGGCATGGCagagtttttaaagaattaagttaggggctggcattgtggtacagtgggaaTTGCcattcctgcagtgccagcattctgcatgtgtcctggttgctccacttcgctccctgctagtggcctgagaaagtagtgaaggatggcacccatgggagacctggaagaagctcctgacctctACTGTAGCCATCAAGTTactgaatcagtgggtggagcttttcccctgtctctctctctctctaattctacctttcaaataaataagatttttttaaaatgaatacttGTAAAACGATCATGCTTATTATTGAAACTTAGAgctaaaaatttaattttgatgttaCATTTTCTCCAGTGATTTTCCAGCAGGATGTTCCCAAGATTATGTTTCTGAGGTGGTAATAACTGCTTATTTACCTTCATGAGTCGTTTCACCTTTCGGCCTCATTTTCTGAGGCCGAAATGCTCTAGCATGATCTAATGGTTATTGTGAAATGAACAAACTTTAAAATGAGCTTATGAGCAAATAGACTGTCAAAACAGTCTCTAGTCCTGACATCTCATGAGGCTCATTATTCCCCAGCAGGTGCTTATGAAACACACCTTGGGAAGCACAGCTGCATTGGCTGGATGATGCTTCCGAAAGACGTCTGTGCAAAATATTACATCCTTTACTTCTGATGGTTAATCCAGGACGACCTCTGACACTGCTTGACTGAAACAACGACCTGGGTCAAAGAACcaatatgtttattttgtgcaGAGTCTGAGAATTCTCTTTGGGCTCAGAGTCCTCAGAGGAGCAGCAAGGAGCCCAGCAGCAGctcgccctggcccagcctgcggCCCCGCTCCAGCCCGCGGCCTTTGTTCTCAGCCTTGATGCGCACGGCCAGGCGGCGCACCTGCTCCTCCGTGAGGCCATCAAAGCAGAAGTCCTGGTCCAGGCCGGCCTTGCGACTCTGGCCAAGCACGGCCCTGCGCTTGCGCGTGGAGTCCGGAGAATGCAGGACCAGGCTGATGCGGCAGCCAATGGTGCGGGGCTCGAGGATGCCCCCGGCCTGGCCCTCTGCTGGAAGCAGTCGGATGCGGAGGTGCCCGCTACCTGGACAGTACTCGGCGGCCAGACGCAGGGAGCAACCAGCGCGTCCCAGAGCCACGGTGCCCTCAGCTTCCAGGCACTGGGGCTGCGAGCCTGGGAGTGGCGATAGGGACTCAGGGGCTGGAAAACTGGAGTTAGCGCCTCGCTCCACGTTCTTGTTCTGGTTGGAAACGGAGTGGGCGCGGGCTGGGCCGGGGTTCCTTGGGATGCGCAGCGCTCGGCTCAGCAGCCCAGCCGGGGCATGTAGGAAGCGGCGGTCGCGGAGCCGCGGGGCGAGAGCATCCTGAGGCGGGTGGTGGCCGCCTGGGACCGCGAGGTCGGCGGTGAGCGCTGCGCTTGAGACTCGCGAGCAGTGCGGGGTCACGATGGAGGtgcctcctccacctcctggACTGCCGCCGCCGTAGGTGTGAGCCCGGGGGCGGAGCGCGACAGCGTCCTGGCTACCGAGGAAGAGCGACTCCTTGCGGCGGGTGTGCGGGCTCTCGAGCAGCGCGCAGAAACCATAGACGGTGCGCGTGCGGCGCAGGTGAGGCAGCGAGAGAGCAGCCTGTGAGCGCGGGTCCCAGTCTGTGCGGCCGGCGCTCTCGTCGGTCCCCGTCTCCTCACTCCAAGAATTCCGGAGCGTGGCCAAAGCCAGGCTGCGTTCGAGTCTCGGAGGGATGCAGAACTCCGGGATGCGGTCTGGGGTGAGCACGTTCACGCACGCGGGCGTGCGAATCCTGTCCGGGCGAGCCCGGCCCGAGAAAAACCCATCTCCGCTCCGCAGGAGGCGCTCGGGATTCAAGCCTAGTCGTTCCAGGCACCACATTTGGCGTCAGGTGCACAATCGCGATGACCGTGAGCTGGTCAGCCTGCAACGCACAAGCACACAGGGATTGTCATAGCGAGCCCCGCAGGATGCACTCATTTATGTCCCTTGTCTCGTGGGTCGGAGTGCCTCCTGTCTGCCGGGTGCAGGCAAACTGCACCTACCGTCTTTGTTTTTTCAGTGATTAAAAAGCTTATCCT from Ochotona princeps isolate mOchPri1 chromosome 6, mOchPri1.hap1, whole genome shotgun sequence encodes the following:
- the LOC131480529 gene encoding C2 calcium-dependent domain-containing protein 4A-like is translated as MWCLERLGLNPERLLRSGDGFFSGRARPDRIRTPACVNVLTPDRIPEFCIPPRLERSLALATLRNSWSEETGTDESAGRTDWDPRSQAALSLPHLRRTRTVYGFCALLESPHTRRKESLFLGSQDAVALRPRAHTYGGGSPGGGGGTSIVTPHCSRVSSAALTADLAVPGGHHPPQDALAPRLRDRRFLHAPAGLLSRALRIPRNPGPARAHSVSNQNKNVERGANSSFPAPESLSPLPGSQPQCLEAEGTVALGRAGCSLRLAAEYCPGSGHLRIRLLPAEGQAGGILEPRTIGCRISLVLHSPDSTRKRRAVLGQSRKAGLDQDFCFDGLTEEQVRRLAVRIKAENKGRGLERGRRLGQGELLLGSLLLL